Proteins from a single region of Chroococcidiopsis sp. TS-821:
- a CDS encoding energy-coupling factor ABC transporter ATP-binding protein has product MANFAIQVRDLCFSWSNGADVLKSCTLEVPQGEFWMLLGTNGSGKSTLLKLLAGLLTPTSGDRKILTPVGFVFQNPDHQLVMPTVGADVAFGLVEEKLSPTQVRHRVAEALAAVNLLELQRRPIYALSGGQKQRVAIAGAIARQSEVLLLDEPTALLDPDSQLDLVAQVRRLVKSRNLTALWVTHRLDELDYCDGAFLLEKGCVVDRGDPQQLKQRLMQVELAS; this is encoded by the coding sequence ATGGCTAATTTTGCCATTCAGGTGCGCGACTTATGTTTTAGTTGGTCTAACGGCGCAGATGTCTTAAAATCATGCACCTTGGAAGTTCCACAGGGCGAATTTTGGATGCTGTTAGGCACTAACGGTAGTGGTAAATCAACGCTACTAAAACTTTTAGCGGGTTTATTAACGCCTACGTCTGGCGATCGCAAAATCTTAACACCTGTAGGTTTTGTCTTTCAAAATCCTGACCACCAACTTGTCATGCCAACTGTTGGCGCTGATGTAGCTTTTGGATTAGTAGAAGAAAAGTTATCGCCAACTCAAGTACGTCATCGCGTCGCCGAAGCACTAGCAGCAGTTAATCTTCTAGAGTTACAGCGCAGACCAATTTATGCATTGAGTGGAGGACAAAAACAACGAGTCGCGATCGCCGGTGCGATCGCGCGGCAAAGCGAAGTGCTATTGTTAGATGAACCCACTGCACTCCTCGATCCAGATAGTCAGCTTGATTTAGTTGCACAAGTAAGACGGTTAGTCAAAAGCCGTAATTTAACAGCTTTGTGGGTAACGCACCGTTTAGATGAACTCGATTATTGCGATGGGGCGTTTCTCCTAGAGAAAGGCTGCGTAGTAGACCGTGGCGATCCTCAGCAACTTAAACAGCGTTTGATGCAAGTAGAATTAGCATCCTAG
- a CDS encoding NYN domain-containing protein, which translates to MPRSLPQAVLLVDGYNIIGAWPCLKKIRDTDGLEASRWQLIEDLTNYSAYQGYITQVVFDAHYQDTCSNYEAVTENLSVYYTSFGETADTYIEKVCAGFRPYLRGVVPNVTTSKNSKLPPIYSRISRIIVATSDRAQQLTVVGYGAECLSAAQLKFEVQTTACRVRRGKTSARKPASRFLANSIDTKARQRLAEMRMGLKKT; encoded by the coding sequence ATGCCCCGTTCCTTACCACAAGCCGTTCTCTTAGTTGACGGCTATAATATAATTGGCGCTTGGCCCTGTCTCAAAAAAATAAGAGACACCGATGGGCTAGAAGCATCGCGTTGGCAGTTAATCGAAGACTTAACAAATTACAGCGCATATCAAGGCTATATTACTCAAGTTGTCTTTGATGCCCATTATCAAGATACTTGTAGCAACTACGAAGCTGTTACAGAAAATTTGTCCGTCTACTACACGAGCTTTGGTGAAACTGCTGATACATACATTGAAAAAGTGTGTGCAGGGTTTCGACCATATTTACGTGGTGTTGTACCTAATGTAACTACAAGCAAAAATAGTAAACTACCACCAATCTACTCTCGCATTTCACGAATCATTGTCGCTACATCCGATAGAGCGCAGCAGTTGACAGTGGTAGGTTATGGGGCAGAATGCTTGTCAGCAGCACAACTTAAGTTTGAGGTACAAACAACAGCTTGTAGAGTGCGTCGGGGAAAAACATCAGCTAGAAAACCTGCTAGCCGTTTTTTAGCAAACTCAATAGACACTAAGGCACGACAGCGTTTAGCAGAAATGAGAATGGGATTAAAAAAGACCTAA